The following is a genomic window from Marinococcus sp. PL1-022.
GTGAAAAGCTTGAACAGCTGCTTCCGGAAGCCTATGCAGTTGTTGCAGAAGCGTCGACACGCGTAATGGGAATGACTCCCTTCCGCGTACAGCTGATGGGTGCCATCGTGTTAAACGACGGCGATATTGCGGAAATGAAAACCGGGGAAGGGAAAACCCTGGTCGCAACCATGCCGGTCTACTTAAACGCCATTACCGGCAAAGGCGTGCACGTTGTGACCGTCAACGACTATCTGGCCAAGCGTGACAGCGAAACGTTAGGGGAGCTTTACCAGTTCCTCGGATTAACCGTCGGCCTGAATTTAAAGGATATGAGCAAGGAAGCGAAGCGGGAAGCCTATCTGGCTGACATTACGTACGGAACCAATAATGAGTTTGGCTTTGACTACCTGCGGGACAATATGGTTCTGTACAAGGAACAAATGGTGCAGCGTCCTCTTCATTTTGCCCTCGTCGACGAAGTCGACTCGATATTGATCGACGAAGCGAGAACGCCGCTGATTATTTCGGGCTCAGTGGAACAGTCGACCAAGCTTTACGCAGCGGCTAACGTATTTGTGAGCCGTCTGAAGGAAGAACGGGATTACACGATCGATGAAAAAACCAAAACGGTTCTTCTGACTGATGAGGGTGTTACCCGGGCGGAAAAGGCGTTTCAAATAGAGAATTTGTATGACCAGCAGCATGTGCAGCTGCTGCACCATATCAATCAGGGGTTAAAAGCCCATGTGACGATGCACCGCGACGAGGACTATGTGGTGCAGGACGGCAAAGTGGTCATCGTGGACCAGTTTACCGGACGTTTGATGGCCGGCCGCCGGTACAGTGAAGGCCTCCACCAGGCCATTGAAGCGAAGGAAGGCATGCGGGTGCAGAAGGAAAGCATGACGCTCGCATCAATTACGTTCCAGAACTACTTCCGGATGTATCAGAAGCTCGCCGGGATGACCGGTACTGCGATAACGGAAGAAGAAGAATTCCGCAATATTTACGGCACAGACGTTATTTCGATCCCAACGAACAAGCCGGTTGTCCGCGAAGACAAATCCGATTTGATCTTTAAGACCCGGGAAGCAAAATACCGGGCGGCAGCCGAAAAAATCGCTGAATTGTATGAAACCGGCCAGCCTGTTCTAGTCGGCACGGTAAATGTGGACACATCAGAGCTGATATCACGGTATCTCAAAAAGAAAAACGTACCGCACAACATTCTTAATGCGAAAAACCACGAAAACGAAGCGAAAATCATCGAAAACGCCGGCCAGCGCGGTGCTGTCACTATTGCGACCAACATGGCCGGGCGCGGTACCGATATCAAGCTCGGGGACGGAGTAGCCGACCTCGGCGGACTGTTTGTCATCGGCACCGAACGGCACGAAAGCCGCCGGATCGACAATCAGCTCCGTGGTCGTGCCGGACGTCAGGGGGATCCGGGTGCTTCCCAGTTTTATCTGTCCATGGAGGATGAACTGATGCGCCGGTTCGGATCTGATAACATGCGCGGCATGATGGAGCGCCTTGGCATGGATGAGGATCAGCCGATCGAAAGCAAGCTGGTCACCCGCGCAGTGGAACAGTCGCAAAAGCGGGTGGAAGGATCTAACTACGACTCACGGAAGCAGATTCTGCAATACGATGACGTTATGCGCGAACAGCGTGATATCATTTATGCCCAGCGGATGGAAGTGCTCGAGTCGGATAATCTGCGTGACATTGTGCTGCGTATGCTTGA
Proteins encoded in this region:
- the secA gene encoding preprotein translocase subunit SecA yields the protein MRGLLKKVIGDTNQKYVKKLEKKAEKIEVFYEDIQALSDEDLARKTEEFKERYQQGEKLEQLLPEAYAVVAEASTRVMGMTPFRVQLMGAIVLNDGDIAEMKTGEGKTLVATMPVYLNAITGKGVHVVTVNDYLAKRDSETLGELYQFLGLTVGLNLKDMSKEAKREAYLADITYGTNNEFGFDYLRDNMVLYKEQMVQRPLHFALVDEVDSILIDEARTPLIISGSVEQSTKLYAAANVFVSRLKEERDYTIDEKTKTVLLTDEGVTRAEKAFQIENLYDQQHVQLLHHINQGLKAHVTMHRDEDYVVQDGKVVIVDQFTGRLMAGRRYSEGLHQAIEAKEGMRVQKESMTLASITFQNYFRMYQKLAGMTGTAITEEEEFRNIYGTDVISIPTNKPVVREDKSDLIFKTREAKYRAAAEKIAELYETGQPVLVGTVNVDTSELISRYLKKKNVPHNILNAKNHENEAKIIENAGQRGAVTIATNMAGRGTDIKLGDGVADLGGLFVIGTERHESRRIDNQLRGRAGRQGDPGASQFYLSMEDELMRRFGSDNMRGMMERLGMDEDQPIESKLVTRAVEQSQKRVEGSNYDSRKQILQYDDVMREQRDIIYAQRMEVLESDNLRDIVLRMLESTVKNIVAAYTPVEQVPEDWDLEGMLHYLNTTVLNEGDLTEQDVKGLEQEEVIEKVWETAKGNYEAKEQEFDEESMREFEKVLLLRSVDRKWMNHIDQMDQLRQGIHLRAYGQNDPLREYKFEGFNMFEDMVASIEEEVATYVVKSEVNEENLQRQEVAKGKAVRQDEQEAEEEQPKNKKKSAPANGNRKMPVPNKR